A section of the Piliocolobus tephrosceles isolate RC106 chromosome 14, ASM277652v3, whole genome shotgun sequence genome encodes:
- the HDHD3 gene encoding haloacid dehalogenase-like hydrolase domain-containing protein 3 yields the protein MAHRLQIRLLTWDVKDTLLRLRHPLGEEYATKARAHGLEVEPSALEQGFRQAYRAQSHSFPNYGLSHGLTSRQWWLDVVLQTFHLAGVQDAQAVAPIAEQLYDDFSRPCTWQVLDGAEDTLRECRSRGLRLAVISNFDQRLEGILGGLGLREHFDFVLTSEAAGWPKPDPRIFQEALRLAHMEPVVTAHVGDNYLCDYQGPRAVGMHSFLVVDPQALDPVVRDSVPKEHILPSLAHLLPALDCLEGSSPGL from the coding sequence ATGGCACACCGGCTGCAGATACGACTGCTGACGTGGGATGTGAAGGACACGCTGCTCAGGCTCCGCCACCCCTTAGGGGAGGAATATGCCACCAAGGCCCGGGCCCATGGGCTGGAGGTGGAGCCCTCAGCCCTGGAACAAGGCTTCAGACAGGCGTACAGGGCCCAGAGCCACAGCTTCCCCAACTACGGTCTGAGCCATGGCCTCACCTCCCGCCAGTGGTGGCTGGACGTGGTCCTGCAGACCTTCCACCTGGCAGGTGTCCAGGATGCTCAGGCTGTAGCCCCCATCGCTGAACAGCTGTATGACGACTTCAGCCGCCCCTGCACCTGGCAGGTGTTAGATGGGGCTGAGGACACCCTGAGGGAGTGCCGCTCACGGGGTCTGAGGTTGGCAGTGATCTCCAACTTTGACCAACGGCTAGAGGGCATCCTGGGGGGCCTTGGCCTGCGTGAACACTTCGACTTTGTGCTGACCTCTGAGGCTGCTGGCTGGCCCAAGCCAGACCCCCGCATTTTCCAGGAGGCCTTGCGGCTTGCTCATATGGAACCGGTAGTGACAGCCCATGTTGGGGATAATTACCTCTGCGATTACCAGGGGCCTCGGGCTGTGGGCATGCACAGCTTCCTGGTGGTTGACCCACAGGCACTGGACCCCGTAGTCAGGGATTCTGTACCTAAAGAACACATCCTCCCCTCTCTGGCCCATCTCCTGCCTGCCCTTGACTGCCTAGAGGGCTcaagcccaggactttga